AGCACCATTGAAAcaagaattaatttttttcagctaTTAGACTAACATTTTAATATATCGTTCAATCATTAGTATTCAGGTACCATTTCCATGGGATAATGATTGTTGTCTAAGTTAGCAGGCTATATATTGGATGTacaagggtttttttttaaacattttctcTGTTTTGACTTGATGCTGACTTTTTGCGTCAGAAATAAATACTTTACAACCTTTTTGGTAGGGGTTGAGAAACTAATTCACTTAAGATTGGTGGCTTATAAGTTTTTATGGTTCTTTTTAGAGCATTTAGCGGTGGATAGAAAAGTTGGTGTTAGCCTTGAAATTTTAGTCCTGCATTTGCTTGGGTTTTAAGATGCTTGAGGTTGAGGTTTGGATGAAGTTGCAGCGATGAACTGAAGATGACACTTAGCGGCACACCTTTTGGTCCATCTATGTAATGCCTGTAGTGTTTTAAAAGTAGGTTTTAGCGTCTCGAAGGGATTActaatttagtttttaatgGTAAATCTGCATGATGTGCAAACATGCAATTAGTCTAACAGCTATTAATATTGCTATGTTCACACTGATTCAGGAGCTCAATACTGCAGAGGACTTCATATCTTTTTATGAAGAGATGATACATTTGGTACAAACACTGCCTCAAATCATATTGCACcgtgaaaaaatattttctggaCTTCTACAAAGAATAAATATGAAAGCAAGATTGTCCCTTGAGCCAATACTCATGTAAGTGGATCATGTATTCATGAACCTAGTTGGATACACTGACATTTTGCTAGTTATTTCCTcggttctatattataagattttctggccTTGCCTAAATCCAattgtgtgctaatgaatctagacacatatacaaaacatatacattgatacatggatgcATCTAGGCAaacccagaaagtcttataatatggaacggaggaagtaaTTCTTTCCCGCACTGTCATTgcctttttatatttgtttgatttggaCTACAAATATAGTACATAAACAATGAATTGTAGTATTTCATAGTCTAGTTTTTGGCCCCTAAAGAAGTGATATGTgttgtgtttattttttttttcaaaaagtttcCATACTTGATAAGAAACTAAAGACGAGCTTGAATTTGAATATAATGTTTCCTAACCACATGATTTATATTGTTATCCTTGATTTTTCTGTTGTATGACAAACACATATTTGTTATGGTCTGTTTGCTTGTCTGTACGGTCTTGTAGAGATCAGGTTGAGCTTGCTGAACCTGTGGGTATGTTTCTGGAATACTTGTATATGAACTGTCCTGACTCCCGAGCTATTGCATCGTGTCTGGTTCGACGGGACTGTTATAGTTACTGTTTAACATGCAACTCTGTCTATAACGTTTAAAAAGAGTAGTAGATCCAGAAGGgaaatttaaactttgtttTTTCCATGATCCATGGCATATCCTGAGCACTGCTACTATAATTCAACTACCGCTGTAGTATAATGACTGCGTTACCATtattatatgtctaaaattatttttatatgcagGTTAATTGCAGCTCTGTCCAGGGATATTCTTGAGGATTTTTTGCCGTGAGTTTGCTAATTCAAATTAACTGTAGTTTTTGTTTGCATAGTTGTTGATTTATACTTTTTATGCATTTGTCTATTTCTTGGTGGTGGTTGTTTGCTTGGTTTTGTGTTTGTCTTAACAGGGCATGCCCGTCTTATGCATTTTTTATTGCAGATTTCTAGGAAGACATGCTAGTGCTATTTTAGCTCTCCTTAGTGATGGAGGTGATCGAGATCCTGAAATCTTGGAGCAGGTATGTTATCTGCTTAATGCTATTTGTAAATCCCTGTGTTTGAGCAGCAGAGGTCTTAAATCAGTTTAATCCAGGTCTTCACATCATGGTCATATATAATGATGTACTTGCAAAAGTATCTTGTAAAAGATGTTGTTCAAATTCTCAGGTTAGTTCTTCCCCTTTTAAATGATGAGGTCTGCACCTGTAGGAAATATTTCTGCTCCATTATGGAACCAACCACTTGCATTTATTGCCCACCAAATATTTTTCCACATCATACTgatctttatttattattgaagGATCACAGCTCCACTGAGATATTTTCCAAAGGATTATGTTAGAGAGTTTATGGCTGAATCTGTTTCATTTGTACTGAGGAATGCACCCATTAGTCAACTAATACAAGGTATTCCTCctttttgcttcttttttattaatagcTGGTTAGCAAAAGGGATAAGTAACTTTTGGAGCTAGCCTCTTTAGGCTTTTGACCTTTTGTTTTCAATGATGGTTTCCGAGTAAGCTAAGTTTCATGCTTCGTCCAAAAGAGCATTCTGAGTCACTGACTGTATGGTCAAACTATTGTTCAAAATAGCCCAAATAGCAAACATGGGGTAGTGTCTGCTGATAAATGGCTATCTGTAGCTCTTTGTCCTGTTCTGGTGCTACAGAACAAGAGATAGTGCCTGCTAATAAATGGCTGTCTGTAGCACTTTGTTCTGTATTTGGCTGTCTACAACTAGTTATGGTAACTAGTGTTATTGTAGCATTGCGTCTGTTGTAACACATTTTTTGACTTCATTGTACAGGAACAAATAATCATAATACAAGATAAaccattttacttttatattgctTGATTTAAATTAACATGCCTGCAAAGATAGCCAAGGCTGTGGTGCTTCCTATATCGCTGCTATCTTCTATCAGCTACAAATAATGTTTTGCTGCCGTGCTCCTGCTCTACACTATTCAAAACATTGGCTCCATCTGCCATTAGCTTAAAGTATCAGCACACCTAGCAAAGGTTATTTTAAACTGAACTTTGAAAGAGTAGGCTTAACAGGGTTCATTTCTAAAGGTTGAGGGACTTAAAGAGATTGACTACATAAAAAGGAAGCTTAAGAAGGGCCCGTGCTGCTGTTAAAAAGGGCTATGTCCTTTCCTGTTCATTATCTTCCTCGTGTTATACTTTTCAGCTTATTCCTTGCCCTGTTAGTTTTTGTGCccttttttccaatttttgtAATTATCGAGTAATTTTAATTGCGTTTGCCTGCTTACACCTTGTCTGTGATGCAAAATCCTGTATCCTAATGATCTGTGCGACTTCAAGCAGTACTTTTCTTAACTTTAGCATACTTTTTTTTGTGCAACTACCCAGTAATCTGTTTTTGAAGGCATATTCTTAAGTTCTCTTATGTAAGAAGTCATATTCCTTTCTGTGCTTAGTAAAGTATTTGTGTTGTTCAGTTAAATCTGAACCAAGTTAAGAGTTTAGGCCAAGCTGCAATGTGATAATCGAGGTGTTGTGAAGATTGCTGACCTTGTTTGAGTAGGCACTATTATGTTATTCTAAGCTACTCATTCTTCTCACCTTTGGTTGTCAGGTGTAAGGAAAGTTCTACTTGAGGCTGCTAAAAATTCATTACCCACACATATAGATGGGGTAACAGCGTTGCTGTGTTATGTCATGAGAGGAACTCATGCAAGGTTTCACTCAAGAGCTGGAAAGGTCATGGAGTTCTTGTTGAGCAAGTCAAACCTCACTACTATTCAAGAAAAATTCCCCAACGGTTAGATAACTTTCTATGCAATGGCATATACTGCTGTAGTTTTTTTGTGCCAATTAGTTTCATTTGctctcagttttttttttatttatcctaGTACCACTCCTGTTAGCAATTGAGCTAAAAACACTGATGTTTATCATTGATTCATCATGAGTTAGTTTCTctaatttctctatttttctaaGGACAAATATGACCTTTTTGAATCAGGGTCTTCTACTATTCGTGAAGTCATAACTGGGCTGATCCATAGGTTGTGTGATGAACTAGATCAAAAAGAGTTGCAGTTGATATATAGTTGTTTATTTGAAGAAATAAACGTTTGCATCAAGGATGGCTACCTGGACCATTTAAAGTGCTTGATCGATTTTCTTACCTTTGCTTTACAAAATAGCAAACAAAGTGATGTGGCTGGTATGAGATCCCCTATCCTTGCCCATATGCTTTGGTTACCTGAATTTTATTGGATTTTCACCAGAATGATGAATTTGTTTTTCACCTTTCTTTTCCAGATAAGGCTAACATCCATAAACTTGTTGAATCGCTGGTCAGTGAGTATATGCTACCTGGTAGCTGTACTGGAGAAACTTCATCTGAGGTTCTTGGCAGTGTTCTGGACTTTCTGCTTTGTGTTTTGGATGTTCCAGTTATTTGTGGCAACTTATCCTTCATATCACCCTTCTATGGTCCAGCATTCAAATTAACAGATCCTAGGTAAAATATTACCCTACCTGATAGTGAGTTTACAGGAGATCCCAGATTTCCTGTGCTTATCTTTTCTATCAATGATCTGTCTAGAACCACTTGACCCATTCATTATTTTGGCTCTGGTATTTTCAGCGTGCTTGTCTTTGTGAAGAAACTATTGACAAAGGGTCCACAAATTATACAAACTTTTGAGAGTCAGATATTGAGGTATTTGCTAATATTTGTTGTTATTGCTTAAATATATCTCATACAATTACATACATAATGGTTTGACCCTGCAATTTGATGCCATGTAGTGCAATGGATAATTTTCTTGAGACTTCGCCTGAGGAAGTTCTGTTTATTCTTCTGCATTTCTTCAAGAGATCGAAGAAGCAAATAACTCTTCATGGCATTGATGGAAGTTATTTAGATCGGGAGAAGAAAGTGTGCAaattctttgaatcaaaagtCTCTTTCTGGCTAGAGCTATTAGACAACATGGTTAAAACTGGCAACCACTCAAGCAACCAGGTGAATGAAAAGGAAGCCGCTATACTATGGGGATCTATTTGCTGCTACcctaatattaaaaatgtacCTAGAGATAATTTGTCAATGCTGAATAAGTTAATTTGCAACATTGATCGGCTGCTTGAAGGGGAAGAAGGTGATTGCACTCGATGATCTGTACTTCCTTACAGTAAGAACcataaatttgtatttctgAAAAgcataattttgtatatatcgATATGCAGAGAACATTAGTGGTCTTCCAAAGACTACTTGGAGAAGTCTACTTGGCGCAGCATTATCATCATATCATGAATTACTGCTTATTGACACCAGAAGAAATCCAGAAACAGGCCATATCCTATCTCTTGCCAAGAGACACAGCACAAGTCTACAAGTACTATCTGCTATAGCTGAATACTTGGATTCCTTACATGGGTATAGTCATGCATACACTCTATTTCAATGTACTATGTTAGTTTGACCATATGGAGCAATtgcttattttttcctttgttgcTGTTAGCAGAGCAGCTTCCTTGGGGATGGCAGAAGAATGTGGTCCACAAAATCTTTTGGATTTGTTCTCTATCTTTGCTGTTAACTTAAGCAGTCCAAATAAGGATATCCGGATTTTAACATTGAGGATTTTATCCTATTTTGGAAAGATGGATCAACGTCTAGGCACAGATGAGGAGCGACCACACAAGAGGCAAAGAACAGAAGATTCTGGCAATGACACTGTTGACATGAAATATTCTAATGTATGTCCTGTCAGCTATCAGTTAATAATTCACTAACTATTTTGGTTTTACCCTAATGTTTCCATTGAAACCAGGTCTTGGACACCCTTCTGGCTGTTGAATCAACTCCAATATCTGTATCTACTAGCCGGAAAATTGCTATCTTGGTTTCCCGCATTCAAATGAGCCTGTCCTCCAAGATGGTTCATGAAGATTACATACCTCTTCTCTTGCATGGGATTATTGGCATATTATACAATAGATTTAGTGATCTCTGGACACCGGCATTGGATTGTCTTGCTGTCCTTATTAGCAAACATAAGGAGCTTGTCTGGAATCAGTTTATCCAATTTATCGCATTCCACCAGTCAAAGGGTCTGACTGTGAAAAATCCAGATAAGCTGGAAGCTTCAATCCAACCACAATGTATGTCTGAAGATTTTTACAgtgttttatttgtattattctCCTGCAAACCTCTTCTGTCCTGATCATGTTTCCTCATTCACTATTTGTATTTCTGCTTTAGTTGCTCATATGTATGATGGCCAGCTGCATAACTAGTTCTATCTATGTGGGAAGATATTGCAGAAACAATCATTTTTCTGTATTACCTGGCAGTGGATATCTTATCTCTTGCTAGCATTTACTTGTGCTTACGCTGTACATGCTGTACATACTGTTTTGCATGCTACTACTTTAAATATCTATTATGCCTTAGTGCAGCTTAGCTCACCAAACAGATAATTCTGCAAACTTTCACTTATTTGTGATATCCTCCTACTTGGCCTTTAGGAGGTCAAGACATTGAAATCATGCATAGTAATGGGCTAATTGCTATGGTCTTTGAATAACAATAAACATACATTGGCAGTGACAGTAGACCATAAACATACatcaaaactttgaagtactggtattttctcaattttattttcctcaTGTTTTGATGGTTGCGTTGTACTACATTTCTTACTTCATGGTTGATGTTGCAGCTATTTATGACTGCTTCAGCGTATATCTCGCCACAGACTTTGATTGCACACCTCTGGAGACAGTTGCCACTCTGTTGCTTCAGTCTCTCCAGAAAATACCTGATGTTGCTGAGTCTCGCTCACGGCATCTTGTGCCATTATTTCTATCCTTCATGGGCTATGACAATAGCAACATCACTAGGTATCTAGTTGACAAAATGCATTATTTCTGCTGTCTAACTGAGCTTTGAAGTCCTTTCCTTGTTAATGCCTTCTTCGTTCTTATTTTGTGCAGTGTTGATTCATATATGTCTAACAAATGTAAAGGCAAACAATGGAAGATGATTCTGAAAGAATGGTTGAACGTCTTGAGATTAATGCGCAATGCTCGATCATTATACCAGAGCAAGATTCTTCAGGAAGTACTAACTAAAAGGTTTgtgaataaatattaatatacttttttctatttctgcAGCTGAAATATTTGTGATAATATGtaaatgaatttataaataactgACAGGGTCTTAGATGAGAGTGATCCTGACATACAATCAAAAGCATTGGATTGCCTTTTGAACTGGAAGGATGAATTCATGACACCATACAGTCAAAATCTTAAGAATCTAATTGACTCAAAAACCCTTCGTGAAGAGCTCACTACATGGGCAGTTTCATGTGATTCCTTGTCTATTCAGAAAGACCACAGACGTTGTGTTGTTCCTTTGGTTATCCGTGTATTGACACCTAAACTAAGAAAGTTAAAGTTGCTTGGTTCTCGAAAGGTTGGCAATACTTAGCTACTTCTTTATGTATCATAATTCTTAGGTATCATGGGATAgggtatttgtattttaactgACAAACTAACTCCTGTATATGTTGCTTTATTGTGCCAGCACACAGGGGTTAGTCATCGGAAAGCAATTCTCCGTTTCCTTATGCAATTTGATTCAAATGAGCTTCAGCTCTTTTTCTTGTTACTTCTGAAGTCCTTGATTCCTGGGAGCCTTCAACTTGAAATATTTGGTTCTCAGTCCGATAACCTGCTTGTAAATATTTCTGACATCATGGGAGCTTCAACACAGATCTGTATAGAGAACCTTACATGGAAAAAAGCAAATGGTTTTCTGCATTTGATTGaagaaatttttggaacttttGATATTGCACGTATTAGTCCAGTTCTTGATGTCCTATTGATTATTGTTGTTCGCTTGCTGGAGAGTTGCATGCGGAATCTGAGAAGTGGGAACGGAGAAGACTATCCTAGCAAGCAATCAAACGACCTTGATGGCGACTGTTCCATGACCGTGGAAGCTGGTAATTCTATGATCTTGAAAGGGTGCTCAAAGGATGGGCTCTCAGCAGACGATACCAAGGTTTGTAATATTATGATAACTAGTCAAATTCCTATTGTCATTCAgcaaatttcaaataaatatcATATGTTAAAAACTTAATAAATTGTATAACCACAAATATCATTTTAGGCCCTCTTTGTTTGGGCTTAGGCTTATTGGCTTGAGCTTTTAAGCCGACTTTTCGacttatatgatttataagcCAGCGACCTCAAAACTTTAATATTAACAAGTGTCATGCATTCTCATCAGCTACCTAATTCTGTTGTGCAGGAAAGTGTCTCAATCAAGCAATTGAAGGACCTAAGGTCTTTATGTATTAAAATTGTTTCATTGGCACTTAGTCAGTATGGGAGTAATGACTTTGGAGAAAATTTCTGGAATATCTTTTTTACTTCTGTGAAACCTCTGATTGACTGCTTCAGACAAGAGGCATCCAGTAGTGAGAAGCCAAGTTCATTATTTTCATGCTTCATGGCTATGAGTCAGAGCCCAAAACTAGCACCATTATTGGAGGCACATAACCTTGTACcagctattttttctattttaactGTGAAGAAAGCTTCAGGATCCATCACATCTTATGCACTTGAGCTCATTGAGAATCTGATGAGGCTGGATAGTGATTTAGAGCAGCATGGAGATCATTCACTGAAGAAAATTCTTGTTCCACACATGGACGTTCTTCTCCATAGTCTCAAAGATTTTGTTAGTTATTGCAGAGAACTTCACAGGTATATTTCTTTGTACTTATCTATAGTCCAACAAATGACACTAAATCTCACACCACTTTGTCACAATGATTTATGTGCTTTATGTTGTCTATCTACTCCCTCTGTACCAAAAACAAAGTCATTCTAGGTTGATTAGCTGAGATTATGgtttaagaagaaaaaactctTATTAAATGATGTGTGTTTGGGAGTGGGATGATGCCATGGTGGTTGGGGTTATGATGGGGAGAATTTGGGACAAGTAGCACTTCTTTTCTCGGACATGCAGGAGATCTGCACATCATTTCATTAATAAGAAAGAAGATACGCACAGAGAGGGGAATCTGGGAACTCCCCACCCTAAACACTAACGTATGTTACAAAAACACTAAACGAGACCACTGAAGCCGCAAGGGCTATCGACCTAGCCAACACCTCTTGGAGTTTTGAAGCTCCAACTAAGCACCAAAGTGTGCCTTCATCAACTGCTGATTGAAGCGCCATTGACACACTCGGAGTTGAGCCATTGAGAATACGGTCATTCGTGGGCTTCCAAATTTCCCATGCCaccaaaattataaatgagtTTAGGACAAGTAATGACAATCAATTGAGGGACAAAATTTGAACCCTAGAGTGACATTTCTTTTGGGACTATAAAGTTAAGACCCAAAGCTCAATTGTAGTTGATCCACGTCACCTATAAATCTCAGCCATTGGATCTAATCTGGACGCTCAGTAACCACTAAGTATAGGTAATGTTAATTCTCTTCTCTCATAAAGCCACATCATCTTCATTGTTTTTAGCCTCaggatgatacatcaagggtgtaaattacatctcttcatatcaccttaattgtttttagccttaggatgACTCATCAAAAGTGTAAATTACATCTATTCCCCAAAAAGGCACACCATACACCCAATCATTTATAACCtatggataattgataaaggcacaaaatatataaacacatgaaaaaaattgtgtagtaggtaaaaaaaaatcgaactcatatctactatattatcaCCCAGTTCTGCCGCAGCAACGCGTGGGTATCCATCTAGTATCTATTATGAGTGAAACCTCTCTTGTGAGAGGCTATGTCGATTTGAAActattcttttatatataaatgtcctgcatatgcaatttttttgtaaactGTTCACCTGTTCTATCAGATACTCTATATCTTCATGGTCTGACTATCAGCTAGAATTATGGGCCATTAGCGATACATGATGGTTCATTGTCAGTACTGCAATCTGTTCTATGAACTACGTTTACTTTCGTAGTGTTGTCTACTGTTCACAGGCCGCAGCTGGATTGAGCTCAGCGTGCCCCAAGCGTAACAATCGTACGGCTAGCTCATCGTAAAGTACATCAGACAGAAGCTAGGTTTTTTACAAGTTTTGAAGAGCAAACAACCATaagatttcaaaattaaatttaagtgttaCTCATATTTGGAAACATGTTTTGAGTTCATCTAAAACATTAAGCATGTTTGcagaaattcaaattattttatagttaatgTGAATTAAGCTATAGTTAAACAATGGATCTTGAGCTTGTATTCTAtctcttgttttttcttcaaattttttattattttctcatataaaaaaaataaaaagtaggGCCTCACctgcaacaaaaataaaaagttaatgtGAATCGGGTGCTGTCTGATTCattcttttcctctcttggggTTATCCACACGGAGTATTCCACATATAGGAGCTTATGTTTCGAATTTTGAAAGCTTGACCCAAAATCTGATATTTTTGGCGTGTACAGGAAATCTGGAATGTGGTTTGGGCAACGTGAACTGAGGTTGTTTAAATTATTGTTGAAGTACATCACAGAACCCTCATCTGCAGAGCAtgttttagatgtcatccttCCATTTTTCAGTAAGAAAGAATTGAATCCTGGTAAGTCTTTTTAGTCAAGTTTAGCATGCATTTTGTGCATTTGCATGCTTGAAAAAGGAAATGAGTTTATTCTTATTTACTCTCATGTTGTTTTTGTATGGTAGATGAATGTTTAGAAGCTCTACGTGTTGTTGAGGGAATACTTCCAAATCTAAGATGTGGAGTAtctacaaaaattctgaatGCACTGAACCCGTTGCTGGCCACTGTTGGACTGGAGCTGCGACTATGTATCTGTGATATTTATGTTGGACTATCATTGCATGAGTCTTCAATGTCCACTCTGGTGATtattaatacattttttatgtgGTTTTCCTTTGTGTCAATTTCTCTGCAATGCCTAGTCCGTTTCTATAGCTTGCTTTGTGATTATGTGGTATCTTTTACAGGCTAGGTTAATACGGGATCTCAATGCAGTTTCTACCTCAGAGCTTGGAGAACTAGATTATGACACTAGAATTAAAACGTATGATATGATTCAGCCAAAGTCTTTTCTTGACATGAGAGAGGAGCATGTGGGTGCCATATTATCTCactgtgtgtatgatatgtcaTCTGAAGAGTTGATTTTTCGGCAAAGTGCATCCAGAGCTCTTCAATCATTCCTCGAATTCTCTGCTTCAGTCATGAATAATGAGTCGAAACATACTATAGAAACAGAGGATAATTCAAGTGGCATTTGTACAAAAGGCAGTATTCAACATATATTAGAGAAAACTTACCTTCGCAATATGGGAGTGGCAATGAGTAAAGATATCTCGACTCAgaaggttttattttttattttttttaatcttagtaTATGATGTTTTAGGTAAAATCTGAAACTAATGCAATCGTGTTTTCAGGAGTGGGTTATTTT
This is a stretch of genomic DNA from Oryza brachyantha chromosome 1, ObraRS2, whole genome shotgun sequence. It encodes these proteins:
- the LOC102715080 gene encoding small subunit processome component 20 homolog isoform X1 — translated: MATPPYAAVKCLNTSSSSRKRFVFKSFSQRVEEIDIDVYRSLHAVKAEPSSGSSFFLDALVEWRELNTAEDFISFYEEMIHLVQTLPQIILHREKIFSGLLQRINMKARLSLEPILMLIAALSRDILEDFLPFLGRHASAILALLSDGGDRDPEILEQVFTSWSYIMMYLQKYLVKDVVQILRITAPLRYFPKDYVREFMAESVSFVLRNAPISQLIQGVRKVLLEAAKNSLPTHIDGVTALLCYVMRGTHARFHSRAGKVMEFLLSKSNLTTIQEKFPNGSSTIREVITGLIHRLCDELDQKELQLIYSCLFEEINVCIKDGYLDHLKCLIDFLTFALQNSKQSDVADKANIHKLVESLVSEYMLPGSCTGETSSEVLGSVLDFLLCVLDVPVICGNLSFISPFYGPAFKLTDPSVLVFVKKLLTKGPQIIQTFESQILSAMDNFLETSPEEVLFILLHFFKRSKKQITLHGIDGSYLDREKKVCKFFESKVSFWLELLDNMVKTGNHSSNQVNEKEAAILWGSICCYPNIKNVPRDNLSMLNKLICNIDRLLEGEEENISGLPKTTWRSLLGAALSSYHELLLIDTRRNPETGHILSLAKRHSTSLQVLSAIAEYLDSLHGAASLGMAEECGPQNLLDLFSIFAVNLSSPNKDIRILTLRILSYFGKMDQRLGTDEERPHKRQRTEDSGNDTVDMKYSNVLDTLLAVESTPISVSTSRKIAILVSRIQMSLSSKMVHEDYIPLLLHGIIGILYNRFSDLWTPALDCLAVLISKHKELVWNQFIQFIAFHQSKGLTVKNPDKLEASIQPQSIYDCFSVYLATDFDCTPLETVATLLLQSLQKIPDVAESRSRHLVPLFLSFMGYDNSNITSVDSYMSNKCKGKQWKMILKEWLNVLRLMRNARSLYQSKILQEVLTKRVLDESDPDIQSKALDCLLNWKDEFMTPYSQNLKNLIDSKTLREELTTWAVSCDSLSIQKDHRRCVVPLVIRVLTPKLRKLKLLGSRKHTGVSHRKAILRFLMQFDSNELQLFFLLLLKSLIPGSLQLEIFGSQSDNLLVNISDIMGASTQICIENLTWKKANGFLHLIEEIFGTFDIARISPVLDVLLIIVVRLLESCMRNLRSGNGEDYPSKQSNDLDGDCSMTVEAGNSMILKGCSKDGLSADDTKESVSIKQLKDLRSLCIKIVSLALSQYGSNDFGENFWNIFFTSVKPLIDCFRQEASSSEKPSSLFSCFMAMSQSPKLAPLLEAHNLVPAIFSILTVKKASGSITSYALELIENLMRLDSDLEQHGDHSLKKILVPHMDVLLHSLKDFVSYCRELHRKSGMWFGQRELRLFKLLLKYITEPSSAEHVLDVILPFFSKKELNPDECLEALRVVEGILPNLRCGVSTKILNALNPLLATVGLELRLCICDIYVGLSLHESSMSTLARLIRDLNAVSTSELGELDYDTRIKTYDMIQPKSFLDMREEHVGAILSHCVYDMSSEELIFRQSASRALQSFLEFSASVMNNESKHTIETEDNSSGICTKGSIQHILEKTYLRNMGVAMSKDISTQKEWVILLREMVYNFNHVPSLNSFVPLCKEDLEEDFFHNITHLQAVKRSKALSLFKQCIKDAEFSEDVMMKVFVPLFFNMFFDVKAGKGEQVRDVCLDTLSSIAAKVQWEHYRTILMRCFRELSLKPDKQKVILRLICAVLDSFHFMKPSNDASKNSNAMDEDLGSSLTFSSTIVSSEKQHYLQKIVFPQVQKLLGADPEKVNVSINLVALKILKLLPIDYFESQLSSIIHRICNFLKNRLESIRDEARSALAASLKELGIGYLQFVVKILRAILKRGYELHVLGYTLHYLLSKTITSDINGRLNYCLEDLLAVVESDILGDVAEQKEVEKIASKMKETKKRMSFETLKLISQCITFKTHSLKLISPVSGHLQKHLTPKLKTKLEMMLHNIALGIECNPSTETFDLFVFVYGLIKDTTAASESQCKENEGSGHGQENICRKTIPGLCVSGLQNSYIITNFAVTLLRNRLKSIKLDKEDEELLSKLDPFVNLLGECLSSKYESVISISFRCLALLVKLPLPSLKDNASIIKNVLMDIAQRAGNSNGHLVTSCLKLLADLLRGFKISLSDDQLQIIVHFPIFVDLQTNPSPVALSLLKAIVKRKLVSPEIYDIVVRIGELMVTTQTESIRQQCIQILLQFFLNYPLSEKRLQQHIDFFLTNLSYEHPSGREAVLEMLHDILTRFPQRIIDDQGQTFFLHLVVALANEQHQNVSSMILRAIQKLLGRIGDQGKNSIFEYSLSWYTGEKQNLWSASAQVIGLLVGDRSLGIAKHLSSILAVAKKIMECSVIASGGPQVDLADETCLPFWKESYESIAMMDRLLLRFPELYFKQNMEEIWIILCKLLIHPHLMLRNISSSLLASYFSSVEKSKREMKLDGKSALLVQPSRLFLIAVSFLKQLRAELSDTTANNLIVQNLSYAVCNLHTLIKQTSPHQFWSSLSSCDHGAFLEGFELFGLTKAKNTFLLCTSTSTDVNGSNLDGSEELTSLLVSSILKRMGKIAMQMEDTQMKIVFNCFSVISSALGAEVSLSYAIHFLAPLYKVSEGFAGKVISDDVKQLADSVRDKLCDLIGTEKFVEVYNSVRKGLKQKRDSRKQSEKLIAAVDPARHAKRKLRIAAKHREHKRRKIMTMKMGRWLR